AGGACTTGAGGTTCAGGCGCGCATTGGCCAGGACCAACGGCACGCCGCGCTGCTGGCAGCCTGCAATCAGGTTGGGCCAGACCTCGGTTTCCATCAGTACACCAACGGCTGGGCGAAACTGGCGCAAAAAGCGGGCTACGGCCCCCGGGGTATCCCACGGCAACCAGACCTGCACATCGCCGGGCTGCAGCAGCTTTTCACCCTCGGCACGCCCCGTGGCAGTGCCGTGGGTGAGCAGCAGGCGCATACCGGGCAGTTGCGCGCGCAACTCGCGCAGCAAGATGGCTGCGGCCCGGGTCTCGCCCAGCGAGACGGAATGGATCCAGACAAAGCGCCCCATCAGGTCCACGCTGCTGTGGGCCACGAGGCTGTCCATGGGCTGGGCGTAGCGGCCAAACCGCTCAGGCACGGCCACGGCATAGCCCGGCTCGGCACGCGCGCGCCGACGCAGCTTGCGCTTGAGCAGCGGCTGGGCGCACCAGGTGACGGCGGTGTAGAGCGCGCGGGCCAGGCTCATGGTGCCAGCCCCGGCACGGGCAGTACAGCGCCCGTCCATGCACCTGCCACAGCTCCTGCCCCGCCGCCTTCGCTGCGCCGCCCCACCACCAGGCAGGCGCCCACACCAGGGGCCGCCACCACCAGGTCGCCCCCCGGCGCCCACAACGCACTGCGCCCCACGCACAGGTAGCCGCCGGTGGGCGCGCCATAGTTGGCCATCAGCACAGCCATGCCGTGGCTGCGGGCATAGCCTTGCAGCATGGCGCTTTCTGCGGGGTAACCATTGGGTGAGAGCACCATGCTGCACGCGTACAGCGCAGCGCCGCCCTGTCGGGCTGCCTGCGCATGTTCCGGGTGGGTGATATCGGCGCACACGGCCAAGCCCACGGGCTCGCCGCCCAGCTCGGTCACGTGGGCGGGTGCAGCGCCCGGGCTGGCGAACTGCTGCTCACCGTCATGCAAATGGTGTTTGCGGTACAGCTCGGTGCGGCCATCGGGGTGCAGCACCACCGAGCCAATGCCCGGGTTGGCCTGGTCGGCCTCCGCCGCCACCGCCGTGCCCACCACCAGCGCCATGCCGTGCCGGGCGGCCGCATCGCGCAGCGGGGCCAGCTGCGGGGCGTCGGGCGCCAGCACGTTGCGGGCCATCAGCGTGGGCTCATAGCCCATGAGCGACAGCTCCGGAAACACCAGCAACTGCACGCCCGCGCTGGCAGCGGCTTGCACAAACAACACATGCTGCTGCACGTTGGCAGCCACGTCACCGGGCCACACCAGGGTTTGCGCTGCGGCCACCGTAAGCCTGCCGGGCACCGAGAAAGAGGTCATGGAATCGATCGCCTGAGAGGAAAACGCGGGGGCTGGGCTGTGGGTGGGCAAGGCGGCAAAGGCTCAGCCCGTCAGTGGGCGGCACTGCCCACGGTGGCGCCGGGCTTGACCTTTTCCAGCAAGGCCAGCATGGCGGCCTCAATGCGATGCAGCGCTTCGGGGGTGTGCCCCTCGAACCTGAGCACCAGCACGGGCGTGGTGTTGCTGGCGCGGATCAGGCCAAAGCCATCGGGCCAGTCCACGCGCAGGCCATCGATGGTGTTGATCTGCGCGGGGGCGGCAAAGGCGCTGGCCGCCAGGGCCTGCAGCTCTGCCGTGAGGCGGTGCGGCTCGCCCTCGGCGCAAGCCACGTTCAACTCGGGCGTGGAATAACTGGTGGGCAAGGCATTGAGCACGGCGCTGGGGTCGCTGCTGCGGCTCAAAATTTCCAGCAGGCGGCAGCCTGCGTAGGTGCCATCGTCAAAGCCAAACCAGCGCTCTTTGAAGAAGATGTGCCCGCTCATCTCGCCGCCCAGCGGTGAATCGGTTTCCTTCATGCGGGCCTTGATGAGTGAATGCCCGGTCTTGAACATCACCGGCACACCGCCGGCGGCCACGATGGCCGGGGCCAGGCGCTGGGTGCATTTCACGTCAAAAACGATCTCACCACCGGGCACGCGCGAGAGCACGTCTTGCGCAAACAGCATCATCTGGCGGTCGGGGAAGATGTTGGTGCCGTCCTTGGTGACGATGCCCAGACGGTCGCCGTCGCCGTCAAAAGCCAGGCCCAGCTCGGCGTCGCTGCTGTGCAGCGCAGCGATCAGGTCGCGCAGGTTCTCGGGCTTGCTCGGGTCGGGGTGGTGGTTGGGGAAATTGCCGTCCACCTCAGAGAACAGCTCAATCACCTCACAGCCCAGGGCACGGAAGATGCCGGGCGCTGATGCACCGGCAATGCCGTTGCCACTGTCCACCACCACCTTCATGGGGCGGGCCAGCTTCACATCGCCCACGATGCGTTCGCGGTAGGCGCTCAGCACATCGGCCTGGCGCACGCTGCCGCCGGGCACCAGATGCCAGGCATCGGCCTCCATGGTGCGGCGCAGGGCCTGAATCTCTTCGCCATAAATGGCGCGACCACCCAGCACCATCTTGAAGCCGTTGTAGTCCTTGGGGTTGTGGCTGCCGGTGACCTGGATGCCGCTGGCGCACAGCGTGTGGGCCGCAAAGTACAGGATGGGCGTGGTGACCATGCCCACGTCGATGACCTCGATGCCCGCCTCGACCAGACCCTGGATCAGCGCGCCCGCCAGCGCGGGGCCCGATAGGCGCCCATCGCGCCCCACGGCCACCACCGTCTGCCCCTGGGCACGGGCGGCCGTGCCAAACGCCCGGCCCAGGCCCAAGGCCACGGATTCGTTCAGGGTCGAAGGCACGATGCCACGAATGTCGTAGGCTTTGAAGATGGCGGGCGAGAGTTGCACGTAAGAGGCCTTTCTGAAAATGGGTGGGGGCTGCGAAAACCATGGCTGGGCTCGCGGGCTTTGGGGGCGCCGCCCCACAAGGGGGACGCAGCTCGGACCGGGGGTAACCCCTGCCACGATGGCCCACAAAGGTGAAGGGCCAGGGCACACGGTCGCTAACCGCCGCATTGTAGGTGCCTACCGCGCCTGCCCCTGGCAATCAGGCCCCAATGGGCACAGGTCCGAAAACGGCCAGTCTTTCGCGGGCACCGGCCTATCATGCAAAACCATGCCCCCCCAGCCCATCCGTCCCGCAAACGAGCCACAGGAGCCCCCATCGCACGACCCAGACGAGGGCCGCTACCTGGCGCTGCGCACCCGGGATGCGCGCTTTGACGGGCGGTTTTTCACGGGCGTGACCTCTACCGGCATCTATTGCCGCCCAGTGTGCTCGGTGCGCACGCCCAAGCGCGAGAACTGCCGTTTTTTTGACCTGGCAGCCCAGGCCGAGCGGGCAGGCTTTCGGCCCTGCCTGCGTTGCCGCCCCGAGGTGTCGCCCGCATCGCTGGTGTGGTCCACCCAGGACGCCAGCCACCTGCTGGTGCACCACGCGCTGCGCCTGCTGGATGCACCCGATGCCTTGCAAAGTGACCCACGCAGCGCCCAGGCACTGGCAGAGCGCCTGGGCGTGAGCGACCGGCACCTGCGCCGCCTGTTTGAAGCGCAACTGGGCCTGTCGCCCCTGCAATACCTGCAAACCCGGCGGCTGCTGACGGCCAAGCAGTTGCTGACCGACACCCCGCTGCCCGTGACCGAAGTGGCGCTGGCCAGTGGCTTTGGCAGCGTGCGCCGCTTCAATGCCGCGTTTGCCCAGCACTACGGCTTGAACCCCACCGCCCTGCGGCGCAGCGGTACCGTGGCGGGCGAAGGGGCCACGGGCACGCTGCGCCTGGCCTACCGCCCGCCGCTGGACGCCCCAGCGCTGCTGGCATTTTTTGCCAAGCGCCAGTTCCATGGCGTGGAGTGGGCCCAGCCCGAGGGTGCGGCGCCCAGCCTGCGGCGCACCGTGCGCCTGCGGCCCAGCTCGGGGGCACAACCCATCACCGGTTGGATACAAGCGCAGTTTGATACCGCCCGCCACCAGGTGCTGCTGCAAACCAGCGACAGCCTGTACCCCGTGCTGCCCGCCGTGCTGCGGCGCGTGCGCGCCCTGCTGGACCTGGACGCCGACCCCGCCCCCATCAACGCGCTGCTGCACGCCGACTTTCCGCAAGGCGACGGCCTGCGGGTGCCGGGCGCGTGGGATGGGCTAGAGCTGGCCGTGCGTGCCGTGCTGGGCCAGCAGATCACCGTGGCGGCGGCGCGCACGCTGGGGCAGCGGCTGGTCGAGCGTTTTGGCGAACCCATCGCCACCCCCTGGCCGCAGCTCTGCCGCCTGTTCCCCACCGCCGCCGTGCTGGCGCATGCCGAGGGGGACGCGCTGGGCCATTTGGGCATCGTGCGCCAGCGGCAGGCAGCCATCGTGGCCCTGGCGCGGGCGGTGGATGCCGGGCAGATCACGCTGGACAGCACCGCCGATGTGCCCGCCACCACCCGCGCCCTGTGTGCCCTGCCCGGCATTGGCGACTGGACGGCGCAGTACATCGCCATGCGCGTGCTGCGCTGGCCCGATGCCTTTGTGGCGGGCGATGTGGCGCTGCACAAGGCGCTGGGCGTGCAGGGCCAAAAGCAACCCGCCCGGGCGGCCACCGAGGCCTCTGCCGCCTGGCAGCCCTGGCGCAGCTACGCCGTGGTGCGCGCCTGGGCCAGCCTGGAGGCGAGCGCCGGGTCAGCAGCCCCCACCCCGCCCATCGCACCCACCGCACCCACCGCATCCACGTCCAAATCACTATCAAATCCATAGCTACTAGCGCTTATTTATCAAGCGCTAGAGGCCATTTTCATCAAAATACCATGCACTACCCCGCCGATACCGTGTACACCCGCATACCCACCGACCAGGGCACCGTGTGGCTGGCCGCCACTGCGCAAGGGTTGGCCGGGCTGTGGTTTGACGGGCAAAAGCACTTTCCGCCCGCGCTGCGGGGAGCCTGTCGGACTTGGAGCGTCGAAAGCGAAAATCGGCCCCAGCGAGGACAGTTTTTGCCGGATTTGCAGCCCCATAGCCAGGCTATGGGGCAAGAAGACGGTAAAAAATGGACCGCTGCGGCCGATTTACAGCCGACGATTTCCAAGCCCGGCAGGCTCCTAGACACAACCGCCTGGACGCCCGCGCCGCAGCACCCCACTTTGCTGCAGGCCGCAGTCCAGTTGCAGCAATACCTGCAAGGCCAGCGCAAGGTGTTTGATCTGCCGCTGGATTTGTCGATGGGCACGGCCTTTCAGCAAGCCGTGTGGCGCGCCTTGCTGGCCCTGCCCTGCGGCCACACCACCAGCTATGGCGCGCTGAGCCAGTCCATCGCCCGCCCCAGTGCCGTGCGCGCCGTGGCCGCCGCCGTGGGCCGCAACCCCTTGAGCGTGGTGGTGCCCTGCCACCGCGTGCTGGGTGCGAACGGCAGCCTCACCGGCTACGCCGGGGGGCTGCCGCGCAAGGCCG
This Acidovorax sp. 106 DNA region includes the following protein-coding sequences:
- a CDS encoding phosphomannomutase/phosphoglucomutase; this encodes MQLSPAIFKAYDIRGIVPSTLNESVALGLGRAFGTAARAQGQTVVAVGRDGRLSGPALAGALIQGLVEAGIEVIDVGMVTTPILYFAAHTLCASGIQVTGSHNPKDYNGFKMVLGGRAIYGEEIQALRRTMEADAWHLVPGGSVRQADVLSAYRERIVGDVKLARPMKVVVDSGNGIAGASAPGIFRALGCEVIELFSEVDGNFPNHHPDPSKPENLRDLIAALHSSDAELGLAFDGDGDRLGIVTKDGTNIFPDRQMMLFAQDVLSRVPGGEIVFDVKCTQRLAPAIVAAGGVPVMFKTGHSLIKARMKETDSPLGGEMSGHIFFKERWFGFDDGTYAGCRLLEILSRSSDPSAVLNALPTSYSTPELNVACAEGEPHRLTAELQALAASAFAAPAQINTIDGLRVDWPDGFGLIRASNTTPVLVLRFEGHTPEALHRIEAAMLALLEKVKPGATVGSAAH
- a CDS encoding carbon-nitrogen hydrolase family protein, giving the protein MTSFSVPGRLTVAAAQTLVWPGDVAANVQQHVLFVQAAASAGVQLLVFPELSLMGYEPTLMARNVLAPDAPQLAPLRDAAARHGMALVVGTAVAAEADQANPGIGSVVLHPDGRTELYRKHHLHDGEQQFASPGAAPAHVTELGGEPVGLAVCADITHPEHAQAARQGGAALYACSMVLSPNGYPAESAMLQGYARSHGMAVLMANYGAPTGGYLCVGRSALWAPGGDLVVAAPGVGACLVVGRRSEGGGAGAVAGAWTGAVLPVPGLAP
- a CDS encoding methylated-DNA--[protein]-cysteine S-methyltransferase translates to MGQEDGKKWTAAADLQPTISKPGRLLDTTAWTPAPQHPTLLQAAVQLQQYLQGQRKVFDLPLDLSMGTAFQQAVWRALLALPCGHTTSYGALSQSIARPSAVRAVAAAVGRNPLSVVVPCHRVLGANGSLTGYAGGLPRKAALLGLEARLA
- a CDS encoding DNA-3-methyladenine glycosylase 2 family protein; amino-acid sequence: MPPQPIRPANEPQEPPSHDPDEGRYLALRTRDARFDGRFFTGVTSTGIYCRPVCSVRTPKRENCRFFDLAAQAERAGFRPCLRCRPEVSPASLVWSTQDASHLLVHHALRLLDAPDALQSDPRSAQALAERLGVSDRHLRRLFEAQLGLSPLQYLQTRRLLTAKQLLTDTPLPVTEVALASGFGSVRRFNAAFAQHYGLNPTALRRSGTVAGEGATGTLRLAYRPPLDAPALLAFFAKRQFHGVEWAQPEGAAPSLRRTVRLRPSSGAQPITGWIQAQFDTARHQVLLQTSDSLYPVLPAVLRRVRALLDLDADPAPINALLHADFPQGDGLRVPGAWDGLELAVRAVLGQQITVAAARTLGQRLVERFGEPIATPWPQLCRLFPTAAVLAHAEGDALGHLGIVRQRQAAIVALARAVDAGQITLDSTADVPATTRALCALPGIGDWTAQYIAMRVLRWPDAFVAGDVALHKALGVQGQKQPARAATEASAAWQPWRSYAVVRAWASLEASAGSAAPTPPIAPTAPTASTSKSLSNP